Within Flavobacteriales bacterium, the genomic segment ATTGAAATTCATTGTTCAAGAAGGAAGAAAGTTCAAATTAAGAAAGTCATTCTTAATTCTGAAGCTTAGTTTCGAAAATTGCACAGTCGTCTAAACTACTAAGTCAAAAGAAGAGAATATCTCTAAAAACAAACCTCACTCAGTGAGGTTTTTATATTTTATACAAGTAAATTTTTCTTTTAATCCACATTCGACAACAGCTATTATTTGGTTTTTTGATAAAAAAAGTTCGAAAATCAGAAGATTTTGGGCTTAAAATTCCTAATGCTTTATACTCTCCTTATGTTTGAAGTAATTCAATCATGTGAAGGAGCTTAAAGGTAATGGGAACTTTGACTTTGAATCATACTGCGACACTCTTCCAGAATATGCTCGACGTAGATTTCCAGAGATATACAATTTGATAATAAATAAGAATCTCTAAAGAAAAACACAACTAAACATGGGTTGTGTTTTTCTTTACCTAAATTTGATTATACAAGATAATAATGCGTCAGCCCTAAACTCACCGCATCAAACAAACCTTGGTTATGTGCTTCAGAATCGCCTAGTTTCTGTGGCTTAGGCATTTTATGCTGAAGTTTCGGAAACCATTTCGCAATTTGTTTAGCGATTTCATACTTGGTAAAAGCTTCAAAATTAGAAAAAACCTCTCTGATATTTTTTCGTGAATAAGCAAAAACCTTTAAGTTGTTTTTCAAGGCTTCTCTACGAATAGAGGCAATAAGTTTCCGAATTCGTGCACGTTTTCGAGCTCCTTTCACCCAAACATCTTCTACAACGATTATATGAGGTTGAAGATCTTCAATAAGTTTTTTGATTACTTTTTTGCATTTTATGTTGCATATGGGGCGAACTCGAATAATCCCTTGGTAAATGAGGGCTTGCGGATTTTCAAAAAAAGCATATCCTATGCCAAGTGCATTGGGAAAAAATGCCAGTACAATTCGTTTTCTTTGTAGAGAAGATTTCATAGATTTTCACTATTTAATCGGACTAAAGCAGCTTTGAGGAATTCGCATTTTGCCTTACTCTCATCTGTTGATTTTGTTTTGTTTAATCGACTTAATAACTGAGCAATGGTACTTTTCAATAAATAATGAGCTTCATGATACTGCATAGGAAATATTTCTGCCATATTCTTGCCAAACAAACAAGAATATGTTATAAAAATATTAGGGGGACAGATTCTATTGGCTTTTTCAATTTTTGATAAAAAAGATAAATCTACCCCTCCTAAAAGATGGGCTATATCTTTTAGGTTCATGGGCGTTTGCTTGCGAATTCTTCGCAAGTGATTGGTCTGTGACATATAACGATTAAGACCCTACAGGATTAGAAATAATGATGTTCTGTAAGGGTCTTTTTCAATTATAACAAGTCATTAAATGCTTCCAATACTGGCAAAATGGACAGAAGTCTATTTTCTTCTTTCTAATGTGCTTTTATTTTAATGAAAGATTAGCCCAAATCTTTCCTTTTTTTTGGTCTTTCTTTTTATAAACATAAAGTTGAATATTGGCTATTTTCAGCTGAAATGAGGTTTTGAATAATTGCATTATGGGGTTTTCTTTTTAAAGTTTATAGATGTTAATTATCGATTGCTCCGTTTTTATTTATCTCAAAAAAAAGAAAAAATCCTTTTGTACATTTTATTTTGTAAAATTTCTTTTTGTCGCATGTAGATTCTACATAGGTTTCATGACAAAATCTACATGACTTGGAATACAAAACCTCATGAGTCGTTGATATCTAACAGAATTTATAGGCATTCTCATGTAAATTGTACATTCAAAAAAGCCCATTTTAGGGCTTTTTATCGTTTTCTTCTACTTTCGAATGTAGTTTTTTCCGACTCATGATTTCATCTATTCTTTGCTGATCGCTCTGCCATTTAATATTTCGGATGGCTTTCTGACTTACATTCATCTTTTTTGCATGGGGATTAACAGAGGTTAATTCATAAAATATCTTGGATTCCAATTGCCGCTGCCCAGCATGTTCTAAGACTTCATTTTTAGTATTGGATGCTCGAACTAGTCCAATGGAGATTAACCTTTCAATAGCTAAAGAAATTGTTCGGTTAGAAAGTCCTGTTTTCTTTTCAAACAATCGGATGGCTATCCAATCTCTACGTTTTCGTTTTCCTGTAGAACGGTCTATATAACCCAAAGTTTGTCGAATAATAACTAATAATACGGATAGTTCTGAGGGTTTCAAATTTGGTTGAAACTCATCGAATATATAATTCGGTATGCTTGTATAATAATTCATATACTTTAAGCCTATCGAATTGAACTTTTGATTTCTATACTGGTAAATTGGACTTTTGACCATCTTGCCAGTATAGCGGTATAAACTTGAGATGGATAAAATAGGATTATCCATGTTTGATAGTGAATTACAACACAATAAGCAAATCATCCATCGATTTAAGCAGTTGTATATTAAAAAATACAACAGACCTATTTCTGATCATGAAGCATTTGAACTGACACGATTTATGCTCGGTGTTGTTTTTCTAATTCACAAAACAAATAAGACAGTATATAATAGTCATGCTAGGTGAAGACAATATTATAAATGTAAAATATTTATCCCAAAAAGGGGCAAAGGATGTTTTTTCACCTAGCAGTTTAAATTCTATTCCTTTGTCCCTTTTTGGGTTTTTAAATAAACACTATGTATCAAAATCATTCCATAAAATATTTTATTTATGCTCGAAAATCGACCGATAGAGAAGATAAGCAAATTGCATCTATCGAAGATCAAATTCGAGAGTGTCAAAAAATTGCACAACAAAAAGGGTTTGAAGTTGTAGATATTATCTCTGAATCTAAATCTGCAAAAGCTCCTGGACGAAAAGAATTTAATTCCATGATAAGCCGAATCGAACATGGTGAAGCTAGAGGGATAATTTCTTGGAAAGCCAATCGCCTTTCAAGAAATCCAATGGATAGCGGACGAATCTCTTGGCTTTTACAACACAATATTATTCAACATATCCAATGTTATAGCGAAGATTATAAACCTAGTGATAATGTTCTTCTACTTCAAATTGCTCTTGGAATGGCGAATCAGTATATCAAAGATTTAGGAAGCGATGTAAAGCGAGGACTAAGAAATAAAGCAAAAAATGGGTGGTACCCTATTGCCACTCTTCCGATTGGTTATATGAGAAATTCTGATAAATCCAGTGTTAAGAAAATTATTCCAAACCCTGACACTTTTCCTATTGTTAAAAAACTTTGGAAACTTAGATTAGAAAAAGGATATTCTATTGCTGGAATTAAGAAAAAAGCAGATGCCTTAGGTTTAACCAATAAAAAAGGTCAACCTTATGCATTAAATACTTACGCCCAGATGCTCAAAAATGAGTTCTACGCAGGATATTTCTACTGGAGAGGGGCTGATGGTCATCTAGAACGATTTGAGGGTAAACACAAACGAATGATCAGCTTACTCGAATTTCAAAAAGCCTTAAGACTTTCTGAAGATAAAGGTAGACCTAGCCAATCAAAAATAGATGATTTCACTTTTAGAGGACCTTTGGTTTGTGGAGAATGTCAGGCAGCCATCACAGCTGAAAGAAAAAAACAAATCATTTGCAGTACTTGTAAGTATAAATTTTCCTGTCTCAAAACGTCTGCTTGTCCACAATGTAAGCTCTCAATTGAAAAAATGAAAAGTCCATCTCGTATTGATAAAATATATTACCGATGCACCAAAAGAAAAAAGAAAAACTGTTCTCAAAAATATATCGAAGAAACTAAACTGCAATCCATTATTCTAAATCGTTTACAAGAAATACATCTAGATAAAGACTTTGTAGAGTTAGCCTCTGAATATATAGACAATCATGTAGAACAAAATAAGGAAGAAGATAGAGAAGTTAAGAGGGTTTTAGAAAAACGAAAAACGGAGTTGCAGAAGAAAAAAGAATCCCTAGTAGAGCTTCGTCTTAATGGAGAAATAACCGCTGATGAACTTAAAATTCTCCGAGTTAAAGTTGATCAGCAACTCCAAGATAATCAACGAGAACTTGAGCAAATGAATTTTCACTCCCTAAATTGGAAAAATGAAGTCGAAACAAAACTATCATGGAGAAATACCTGCGTAGAGATCTTTAAAAATGGATCAAAAACACAGAAAAAAGAGCTTTTAGCTGATTTAGGTTCGAACCTAAATATTTTGAACAATGAGCTTTATTTTTCAAGGGATTTCATTGGAACACTACTTGATGAGTGGAATCGTCTCTATACCCTAAAAAAGCATGGGTTCGAACCTAAAAAGAGCCTTATTTTACAAGGCTCATTTAGAGATTTTGAACACCTAAGTTCAGTCATGCTGGCCGAACTTAAGTTAGTTCGAACCTAAAAAAAGGAACTTTATTAATCCATCTGTCCAAACCTGCGGTATAGCTTTCCATCCCCCAAGAGCTAAACTGTGACCCTATGCGGTTACCTCTAAATCCACAAATCAATTATTTTGCTCGAACGAACTTTAGGAATCATCACAAACTTTTTGGGATTAAACAAAAAGATCGATTGTTCCACATGGCTCTTTTTGGAAAAACAGGTGCTGGGAAAACAACCCTTTTGGAAACTATGATTATGCAAGATGTGCTCTATGGGCGAGGTCAATTCATTGTTGATGTCCATGGTGATTTATCAAGGAATATTCTTTCAAAAGCCGATGAAAAATCGAAATCAAATATTGTTATTTTAGATATGGCAGACCCGAATCAACCTTGGTATTTTAACCCCCTTGCTCATGTGGATGTTGAAAGGCGTTCGCTGATGGTTTCTAATATTATTGATACCTTTAAAAAGCTTTGGAAAGCGGCTTGGGGAGCAAAAATGGAGCATATCTTAAGAAATATTCTTCTTACCCTTATCGATCAGCCTACAAGTAACTTTGCTGATGTCTACCGAATTCTTCATCAAAAAGAATTTCGATTTGAATGTCTAGAACATGTTCACTCAAAAGAACTTTTAGACTTTTGGAAAAATGAATTCCCGA encodes:
- a CDS encoding replication protein, which produces MDNPILSISSLYRYTGKMVKSPIYQYRNQKFNSIGLKYMNYYTSIPNYIFDEFQPNLKPSELSVLLVIIRQTLGYIDRSTGKRKRRDWIAIRLFEKKTGLSNRTISLAIERLISIGLVRASNTKNEVLEHAGQRQLESKIFYELTSVNPHAKKMNVSQKAIRNIKWQSDQQRIDEIMSRKKLHSKVEENDKKP
- a CDS encoding recombinase family protein, with product MYQNHSIKYFIYARKSTDREDKQIASIEDQIRECQKIAQQKGFEVVDIISESKSAKAPGRKEFNSMISRIEHGEARGIISWKANRLSRNPMDSGRISWLLQHNIIQHIQCYSEDYKPSDNVLLLQIALGMANQYIKDLGSDVKRGLRNKAKNGWYPIATLPIGYMRNSDKSSVKKIIPNPDTFPIVKKLWKLRLEKGYSIAGIKKKADALGLTNKKGQPYALNTYAQMLKNEFYAGYFYWRGADGHLERFEGKHKRMISLLEFQKALRLSEDKGRPSQSKIDDFTFRGPLVCGECQAAITAERKKQIICSTCKYKFSCLKTSACPQCKLSIEKMKSPSRIDKIYYRCTKRKKKNCSQKYIEETKLQSIILNRLQEIHLDKDFVELASEYIDNHVEQNKEEDREVKRVLEKRKTELQKKKESLVELRLNGEITADELKILRVKVDQQLQDNQRELEQMNFHSLNWKNEVETKLSWRNTCVEIFKNGSKTQKKELLADLGSNLNILNNELYFSRDFIGTLLDEWNRLYTLKKHGFEPKKSLILQGSFRDFEHLSSVMLAELKLVRT
- a CDS encoding helix-turn-helix domain-containing protein, whose amino-acid sequence is MSQTNHLRRIRKQTPMNLKDIAHLLGGVDLSFLSKIEKANRICPPNIFITYSCLFGKNMAEIFPMQYHEAHYLLKSTIAQLLSRLNKTKSTDESKAKCEFLKAALVRLNSENL